One Plasmodium cynomolgi strain B DNA, chromosome 12, whole genome shotgun sequence genomic region harbors:
- a CDS encoding hypothetical protein (putative), with the protein MNQKKKKTKPPINLATLEDKINILNFMKDDFEKILDKENEIHGILNKYIKTANEIISQNNDIIKKEKEEIEDLILGKNQEINSMQQKIDLAKRFYNDVNNALVQLFNNLDLFLKNKINVELNIDHLEKISKTEAKVNELYHLSKMSLIEKGSDAKLPAQLPHIPQIEEKNLNGEGHSDTGDPHSRKDKQVRYEDICMSKTGQSGMADDASGEVVSGEGEMDEEESEDVEDVEEDEYLDDDEDGEESLDDETDAEEESEEEEEDGEEEESEEEEDGEEEEEDGEEEEDGEDDDNEGGSHEDDASTENTQRKKFNSPAESEDNFGDSQQGEREVLEATPYGHTEKTCGKIKILNDAETTINSFSSDMYKNILSDNMNVLMDKIKKIDYDYVSYFEKKLKS; encoded by the exons tcaattttatgaaggatgactttgaaaaaattctcgacaaagaaaatgaaattcaTGGCATA ttaaataagtatataaaaacTGCCAACGAAATAATCAGCCAAAATAATGACATaattaagaaggaaaaggaagaaattgaagatttaattttgggaaaaaatcaagaaataaattctatgcaacaaaaaattgacttGGCAAAACGCTTCTACAACGATGTAAATAACGCACTGGTGCAACTTTTTAACAACttggatttatttttaaaaaataaaataaacgtgGAATTAAATATCGATCATCTGGAAAAAATCTCAAAGACGGAAGCAAAA GTAAATGAATTATATCACCTCTCAAAAATGTCATTAATTGAAAAGGGAAGCGATGCTAAACTACCTGCACAACTTCCGCACATCCCTCAaattgaagagaaaaatctGAACGGGGAAGGTCACAGTGACACAGGAGATCCACACTCCAGGAAGGACAAACAGGTGAGGTACGAAGATATATGCATGAGTAAAACGGGACAGAGTGGAATGGCAGACGATGCGAGTGGCGAGGTTGTCAGCGGTGAAGGGGAGATGGACGAGGAAGAAAGCGAAGATGTAGAGGATGTGGAGGAGGATGAATATTTggacgatgatgaggatgGAGAAGAGAGCTTAGATGATGAAACAGATGCGGAGGAGGAAagtgaagaggaggaagaagacggagaggaggaagaaagcgaagaggaggaagacggcgaagaggaggaagaagacggagaggaggaagaagacggaGAGGACGATGACAACGAGGGGGGGAGCCACGAAGATGACGCAAGCACGGAAAACAcgcagagaaaaaaattcaactcACCTGCGGAAAGTGAAGACAACTTCGGCGATTCGCAACAGGGCGAACGTGAGGTGCTGGAAGCAACACCATATGGCCATACAGAGAAAACGTgcggcaaaataaaaatactgaACGATGCAGAAACGACCATAAACAGTTTCTCCTCagatatgtataaaaatatattaagcGACAATATGAACGTCCTCatggacaaaataaaaaaaatcgattaCGACTACGTGTCttactttgaaaaaaaattaaaaagttaa